One window of the Ureibacillus sp. FSL W7-1570 genome contains the following:
- a CDS encoding ORF6N domain-containing protein — protein sequence MEYNGTKVLTTKQLAKFFDADMARIYAIFYRHKEIFKEGKDYFLLTKKDIAAWSESPHLPSLKYVSLLYLWTEHGAFKFAQSFKGLRAWQGYSNCICHFCGTPEEKKLLNNLYEKLARKAAEQC from the coding sequence ATGGAATACAACGGTACGAAAGTGCTTACCACAAAGCAGCTGGCGAAATTTTTCGATGCGGATATGGCGCGCATTTATGCCATTTTTTATCGCCATAAGGAAATTTTCAAAGAAGGAAAAGACTACTTCCTGCTCACCAAAAAGGACATTGCAGCATGGAGCGAATCCCCTCATCTGCCCAGCTTAAAATATGTATCTCTCCTTTACCTCTGGACAGAGCATGGGGCATTCAAATTCGCACAATCATTCAAAGGATTGAGGGCTTGGCAGGGCTACTCCAATTGCATCTGCCATTTCTGTGGCACTCCAGAAGAGAAAAAGTTGCTGAACAATCTCTACGAAAAATTGGCAAGAAAGGCGGCGGAACAATGTTGA
- a CDS encoding conserved phage C-terminal domain-containing protein — MLINGPQLTFSPILAKTIGANGAIILELLHKELLQSPIVHDGHHWFVHTYEKWQKRLPYLSRNTIIRTFLKLEKDGYIISQLMQNQRKWYRINYEKISHLVVDGDLFRHGRTIQNGHNGIPNWDAGTQNEKMGITNWADAPSQNGYSNGNADAQSEKTSNSNRANEHSKNVANWVDGHHQIPADSTVQIELQQPNLIRQYNLIIKVINYLNKQANKNYNPLLRIHHDDISKRIEEGYTFEDFQGIIDLKVSQWLHNEKMNVYLRPSTLFKSPNFEKYLREAKKQKPASIYKPIELDFTAGEDAPKPKWLQH; from the coding sequence ATGTTGATCAATGGTCCTCAACTCACATTCTCCCCGATTTTGGCCAAAACCATTGGGGCGAATGGTGCAATTATATTGGAACTATTGCATAAAGAGCTGCTCCAATCCCCCATTGTGCATGACGGGCACCATTGGTTTGTGCATACATATGAAAAGTGGCAGAAACGGTTGCCTTATTTGTCCAGGAATACCATCATTCGGACTTTTTTAAAACTGGAAAAGGATGGTTATATCATTTCCCAATTGATGCAAAATCAACGGAAATGGTATCGGATCAATTACGAAAAAATCTCGCACCTCGTTGTGGATGGCGACCTGTTTCGTCATGGACGGACTATTCAAAATGGGCATAATGGGATTCCAAATTGGGATGCCGGTACCCAAAATGAGAAGATGGGAATCACAAATTGGGCTGATGCACCTTCCCAAAATGGTTACTCAAATGGGAATGCCGATGCCCAAAGTGAGAAAACGAGCAACTCAAATCGGGCAAATGAACATTCCAAAAATGTCGCAAATTGGGTAGACGGCCATCACCAGATTCCGGCAGATTCCACTGTCCAAATCGAGCTGCAGCAACCCAATTTGATAAGGCAGTATAACTTAATCATTAAAGTTATTAATTATTTAAATAAACAAGCAAATAAAAACTATAATCCCCTTCTGCGTATCCATCATGATGATATATCCAAAAGAATTGAAGAAGGCTATACGTTCGAAGATTTTCAAGGCATCATCGATTTGAAAGTTTCCCAATGGCTGCACAACGAAAAAATGAATGTTTACTTGCGGCCGAGTACGCTATTCAAATCGCCCAACTTTGAAAAATATTTAAGAGAAGCGAAAAAACAAAAGCCTGCCAGCATTTACAAACCGATCGAACTGGATTTTACAGCGGGAGAAGATGCCCCAAAGCCGAAATGGCTTCAACATTAA
- a CDS encoding DnaB-like helicase C-terminal domain-containing protein: protein MRELNTDLLEKSILGTMMQENYLILDAGIQPEMFLSQVHRVIYQAMKELANAGKPVDYVTLLTEVDVGDAGAQYLTTIAYYANPEKFEHYADMLLDAWRERQKSAILTEALSENWTIEEIQTKLDQLYTSNMTIETSIEQDLVNMAERPFFPEKMDDFIPIDIEELAKMLCGFRQGEVTIIAGRPSMGKTDVMNHFALAAGMMGYLPIIFSLEMNRKMLLERLVALTGNINRLKMRNPYKYLSEEQKNEWMDTLYNLKNANLHIDDRAGLTVRQMRAQIRKLMNKYPTKKPIVFIDYLQIIACEEDRNNPYLNTAYISAQLKKMAKDFHCPVVCLAQLNRAVETRQNKRPVMSDIRDSGNIEQDADVIILLFRDSYYERLSPEEQSQPQQPYERLEFIVAKNRNGPTGTAYARYYKSTGRIVEEEKG from the coding sequence ATGCGGGAATTGAACACGGATCTTCTCGAAAAAAGCATTTTGGGAACGATGATGCAGGAAAATTATTTGATCCTTGATGCAGGCATCCAGCCGGAGATGTTTCTTTCCCAAGTCCATCGCGTCATCTATCAAGCGATGAAGGAGTTAGCCAACGCGGGTAAACCGGTGGACTACGTAACTCTCCTGACCGAGGTGGACGTGGGAGATGCCGGGGCACAGTATCTCACAACCATTGCCTACTACGCCAATCCGGAAAAATTCGAGCATTACGCGGACATGCTGTTGGATGCATGGCGGGAGCGGCAAAAAAGTGCCATCTTGACAGAAGCCCTCTCGGAAAACTGGACCATCGAAGAAATCCAGACAAAACTGGATCAACTGTACACAAGCAACATGACCATCGAGACAAGCATCGAACAGGATTTGGTCAACATGGCGGAACGGCCGTTCTTTCCAGAAAAAATGGACGACTTCATCCCCATCGATATTGAGGAGCTGGCCAAAATGCTCTGCGGTTTCCGGCAAGGAGAAGTGACGATCATCGCTGGAAGACCATCGATGGGTAAGACGGACGTGATGAACCACTTTGCGCTGGCTGCAGGCATGATGGGTTATTTGCCGATCATCTTTTCCCTTGAGATGAATCGGAAAATGCTGCTTGAACGCCTGGTCGCCCTCACCGGCAACATCAACCGGTTAAAAATGCGCAATCCTTATAAATATTTAAGCGAAGAGCAAAAAAACGAATGGATGGACACCCTTTACAATCTGAAGAATGCCAACCTTCACATCGACGATCGGGCCGGGTTGACGGTCCGTCAAATGCGGGCGCAAATCCGGAAACTTATGAATAAGTACCCAACGAAAAAACCGATTGTGTTCATCGATTACTTGCAAATCATTGCCTGCGAAGAAGATCGAAACAATCCTTATCTCAACACTGCGTACATCAGCGCACAATTAAAGAAAATGGCGAAAGACTTCCATTGCCCTGTCGTTTGCCTTGCACAACTCAATCGGGCAGTGGAAACGAGACAAAACAAACGCCCGGTGATGAGCGACATCCGGGATTCCGGCAACATCGAACAGGATGCGGATGTGATTATCTTATTATTTCGGGATTCTTACTACGAACGGCTGTCGCCCGAAGAACAGAGCCAACCCCAACAGCCATACGAACGGTTGGAATTCATCGTCGCCAAAAACCGCAATGGCCCCACTGGCACAGCTTATGCGAGATATTATAAATCTACCGGAAGAATTGTGGAGGAGGAAAAGGGCTAG
- a CDS encoding S-layer homology domain-containing protein: protein MTKKRNKVMLVSALALALTSSSLMFTTNTIEANAKLINQQAVATPAQTVAASKNFKDVPKTHEYYEIIQEMTQKGIINGYEDGTFKPNQMISRQHAAVLISRAVDLKPIVPYKQYRDIPTTYIYHDNIKELQMAGIFEVDSRGFFYPKQNMTRGEMAKALAIAFDLDIPKEVTKQTFKDIPILHQYAPYIEAIYKAGVTTGFEDGTFRADQPLSRMHYAVFMYRAMNKIGLPTNEERNQDDSDLITMNTSEEIANKLINIYKENQDVFTERKPFNVNSFKLDPMSLRIYEEGLEELRSLGLKIQPMGGLAYTSQLQVTRENYKNPSPRLMNVMLFFIGDGEDMGKINFDYREKDAEQLAQAWLRIAYPEKFVQILSPMISEKAEEARRNVNNVGFSNIELIYIDGYEIQIGVNAAREEFILHVRKPQYQCLQFNGIRCEKYDFANPLY from the coding sequence ATGACTAAGAAGCGAAATAAAGTCATGTTAGTATCAGCTTTGGCATTAGCTTTAACTTCTTCTTCTTTGATGTTTACAACAAACACTATAGAAGCTAATGCAAAATTAATTAACCAACAAGCAGTTGCAACACCTGCTCAAACAGTTGCTGCATCCAAAAACTTTAAAGATGTACCAAAGACACATGAGTACTATGAGATCATTCAAGAAATGACTCAAAAAGGCATTATCAATGGATATGAAGATGGCACATTCAAGCCAAATCAAATGATTAGCCGTCAACATGCTGCCGTATTAATTAGCCGCGCAGTTGATCTAAAACCAATAGTGCCATATAAACAATATCGAGATATTCCTACGACATATATTTATCATGACAATATTAAAGAGCTTCAAATGGCCGGAATTTTTGAAGTGGATAGCAGAGGATTTTTTTATCCGAAGCAAAATATGACGCGCGGCGAAATGGCAAAAGCGTTGGCTATTGCATTTGATTTAGATATTCCAAAAGAAGTAACTAAACAAACATTTAAAGATATTCCAATATTGCATCAATACGCTCCATACATAGAAGCCATTTACAAAGCGGGGGTGACAACAGGGTTTGAAGATGGAACGTTCCGTGCAGACCAACCGTTATCCCGGATGCACTATGCTGTATTTATGTATCGGGCAATGAATAAAATCGGGTTGCCAACGAATGAAGAGAGAAACCAAGATGACTCAGATTTAATCACGATGAATACATCTGAAGAAATCGCAAATAAATTAATCAATATTTATAAAGAAAATCAAGATGTGTTTACTGAAAGAAAGCCTTTTAACGTAAATTCATTCAAGTTAGATCCGATGTCTTTAAGAATTTATGAAGAAGGATTAGAAGAATTACGTTCATTAGGCCTTAAAATTCAGCCGATGGGTGGTCTTGCATATACTTCACAACTTCAAGTGACACGAGAAAACTATAAAAATCCATCACCTAGATTAATGAATGTAATGTTATTTTTCATCGGTGATGGAGAGGACATGGGGAAAATTAATTTTGACTATCGAGAAAAAGATGCTGAACAACTAGCTCAAGCATGGTTAAGAATTGCTTATCCAGAAAAATTTGTACAGATTTTAAGTCCGATGATTTCGGAGAAAGCAGAAGAAGCGAGAAGAAATGTAAATAACGTAGGATTCAGTAATATTGAATTAATTTATATTGATGGATATGAAATACAAATTGGTGTAAATGCTGCAAGAGAGGAATTTATCCTTCATGTGAGAAAACCACAATATCAGTGTCTACAATTTAACGGCATTCGATGTGAAAAGTATGATTTTGCGAATCCATTATATTAA
- a CDS encoding multidrug resistance efflux transporter family protein, giving the protein MKEITLGIFAALFFAVTFILNRSMELSGGSWLWSSSLRFFFMLPFLIAIVSYRTGFENLRREMRENTSKWLLWSFVGFVLFYAPLTFAAAYGPGWLVSGTWQLTIVAGVLLAPLFVTVVDNKIIRQKIPLTSLFISSIILIGIMLIQIPQGKEVTFNHLLLGVIPVVIAAFSYPLGNRKMMELCGSRIDAFERVLGMTIASLPAWIILAVIAICTVGLPSMNQVIQSFIVAVSSGVIATTLFFIATDRVRDHQGKLAAVEATQSMEVVFVIIGEMMILGVPLPDPIALFGLAIIIVGMLLHSYHTAIIGKKSDLSEKAKLLK; this is encoded by the coding sequence ATGAAAGAAATCACTCTTGGTATATTTGCAGCCTTATTTTTTGCGGTCACTTTTATTTTAAATCGGTCCATGGAGTTAAGTGGAGGAAGTTGGCTTTGGAGTTCTTCACTAAGATTTTTCTTTATGCTCCCCTTCCTTATCGCCATTGTCTCTTATCGAACAGGTTTTGAAAATTTACGTAGAGAAATGAGAGAAAATACTTCAAAATGGTTACTTTGGAGTTTCGTGGGCTTTGTTCTTTTTTACGCACCACTCACTTTTGCAGCAGCTTATGGACCTGGTTGGCTTGTGTCAGGAACGTGGCAGCTAACGATTGTTGCCGGTGTACTTCTTGCACCGTTATTTGTAACCGTCGTAGATAACAAAATCATACGTCAAAAAATACCGCTCACTTCCTTATTCATTTCAAGCATTATTCTAATCGGTATTATGCTTATTCAAATACCTCAAGGAAAAGAGGTAACTTTCAATCACTTACTGCTTGGAGTGATTCCGGTAGTCATCGCTGCCTTTAGTTATCCGCTTGGTAACCGAAAAATGATGGAGTTATGTGGCAGTCGAATCGATGCGTTTGAGCGGGTGCTTGGTATGACCATTGCATCACTGCCAGCTTGGATTATTTTAGCTGTTATTGCCATTTGTACAGTGGGGCTCCCTTCCATGAACCAAGTCATACAATCCTTTATCGTCGCTGTTAGTTCCGGTGTAATCGCGACGACGTTGTTCTTTATTGCCACAGACCGCGTGCGAGATCATCAAGGAAAACTTGCTGCAGTAGAAGCAACTCAGTCAATGGAAGTCGTATTTGTCATTATCGGAGAAATGATGATACTTGGAGTTCCTCTACCAGATCCAATTGCACTTTTCGGTCTTGCGATTATTATCGTAGGCATGCTACTTCATAGCTATCACACAGCGATTATCGGAAAAAAATCAGACCTATCAGAAAAAGCCAAACTTCTCAAATGA
- a CDS encoding helix-turn-helix domain-containing protein — protein MTFYKYPKEFMLKLIHFYLMGDYSFEKLARQYKIHQSTLKEWVRKYEAFGEAVFHFNFSPRCYTREQKIQEVEDYLSGEYSLLELMKKHQISGRTILMKWVKKYTSHCDIKDSGKGLSKTMTKGRKTTLLERMEIVDFCLKHHKNYQLAAQTYQVSYQQVYQWVKKFELHGEEGLQDRRGRTKSEAELTTECPL, from the coding sequence ATGACCTTTTACAAGTATCCTAAAGAGTTTATGTTAAAACTGATTCATTTCTATTTAATGGGTGATTATTCATTTGAAAAGCTTGCTCGTCAATATAAAATTCACCAAAGCACTTTAAAAGAATGGGTTCGAAAGTATGAAGCTTTTGGTGAAGCGGTCTTTCACTTTAACTTTTCTCCACGATGCTATACAAGAGAACAGAAGATTCAAGAGGTGGAGGATTATTTATCTGGTGAATATTCTTTACTCGAATTAATGAAAAAACATCAAATTTCAGGTAGAACGATTTTAATGAAGTGGGTGAAAAAGTATACTAGTCATTGTGATATAAAAGATTCGGGTAAAGGATTGAGTAAAACAATGACAAAAGGTAGAAAAACAACCCTACTAGAACGAATGGAGATAGTCGATTTTTGCTTAAAGCACCATAAAAATTATCAATTAGCAGCCCAAACTTATCAAGTTTCTTATCAACAGGTATACCAATGGGTGAAAAAATTTGAGTTACATGGAGAAGAAGGCCTACAAGATCGCCGTGGACGCACAAAATCAGAGGCTGAATTAACGACGGAATGTCCTTTGTAA
- a CDS encoding YqhG family protein, with amino-acid sequence MLAEQIHDYLRTFFTVTGCEITEEAPDYLTVQLTADIDKRIMNRPFYWQFVESTKAEPKPLKVTFITKKHENQDIHGEYIHYGSMRMHQIFQATKDLGCFVQMYENMEGASLFPWVGANFKVSYHTDQTKEMLFSLGINLIHGSVKSNFQDWLIERTLTKEFPKNAYCLPYIVSPIRAIERLETAIENYIGHDDMTWAEEAEKRWRREQEILNHFYEGVIEKPEVYEIEKEALRERFQPRIKIEIVSGGIFYLK; translated from the coding sequence ATGTTAGCTGAACAAATCCATGATTATTTGCGCACATTTTTCACCGTCACTGGATGTGAAATAACAGAGGAAGCACCGGACTATTTAACGGTGCAATTAACGGCCGATATTGACAAACGCATTATGAATCGCCCCTTCTATTGGCAATTCGTTGAAAGTACAAAAGCAGAGCCGAAGCCTTTAAAAGTAACTTTCATCACAAAGAAACATGAAAACCAAGACATTCATGGCGAATATATCCACTACGGCTCCATGCGAATGCATCAAATTTTTCAGGCGACAAAAGATTTAGGATGCTTTGTTCAAATGTATGAAAATATGGAAGGGGCAAGTTTATTTCCTTGGGTGGGCGCAAATTTTAAAGTTTCTTATCATACCGACCAAACAAAAGAAATGCTTTTTTCGTTGGGCATCAATTTAATCCATGGAAGTGTTAAAAGCAATTTTCAAGATTGGCTGATTGAACGGACACTGACGAAGGAATTTCCGAAAAACGCCTATTGTCTTCCTTATATTGTTTCACCAATCAGAGCCATTGAAAGATTAGAGACAGCTATTGAAAACTATATCGGTCATGATGATATGACTTGGGCGGAGGAGGCCGAGAAACGATGGAGAAGGGAACAGGAAATTTTAAATCATTTCTATGAGGGAGTCATTGAGAAACCGGAAGTCTATGAGATTGAAAAGGAAGCTCTTAGAGAACGTTTTCAGCCGCGAATTAAAATAGAAATAGTAAGCGGCGGAATTTTTTATTTAAAATAG
- a CDS encoding SNF2-related protein codes for MLIEKSSAWKEEFARRLNEDGPWDDWTLYKMAYEVVKDQLITDFSGLQAPKFLTNIQFLDYQIEAARTVIEKMNGKAILADEVGLGKTIEAGLILKEYILRGLVKKALILVPASLLTQWVDELNGKFFIPAIGCRKKNVPFEQYDFVVMSMDMAKRSPYREKIYEQDFDMIIIDEAHKLKNHKTQTYQFVQGIKKKFCLLLTATPIQNQIFEIFYLVSLLKPGHLGNVESFQSYFKKGKNGLAEDEYLKELVDQVMIRNRRQDTGIEWVGRNVQTIPIQFTEEEQKVYQMIQSLKERTSLFSNSFAMTTLLKEMCSSKEAAYLTLVKLKEKVQRQEEIDYIDEIIEKMSNLEINSKAEKTYEIIQKAKDKVIIFTEYRATQHYLQWYLYQKGIKSVLFNGKFSKNKRDWMRQLFRDYADVLIATESGGEGINLQFCHHVINFDLPWNPMKIEQRIGRVHRFGQEQDVYIYNLAIQNTIEDRILDLLTNKINVFEKVVGELDDILTNKVEERIYQSPNFVSNFDFEDYGLEGELGFT; via the coding sequence ATGTTGATCGAAAAATCCTCCGCTTGGAAGGAAGAGTTTGCTAGGCGCTTAAATGAAGATGGACCGTGGGATGACTGGACGCTGTATAAAATGGCATATGAAGTGGTGAAAGACCAATTAATTACGGATTTTTCAGGTTTGCAGGCACCTAAATTTTTGACCAATATTCAATTTCTTGATTACCAAATAGAAGCAGCCCGGACGGTTATTGAAAAAATGAATGGAAAAGCGATTTTAGCAGATGAAGTGGGGCTTGGAAAAACGATTGAGGCCGGTTTAATTTTGAAGGAATACATCTTGAGGGGGCTTGTCAAAAAAGCGTTAATATTAGTGCCTGCATCTTTGCTTACCCAGTGGGTGGATGAATTAAACGGTAAATTTTTCATCCCTGCAATTGGATGCCGAAAGAAAAATGTCCCTTTTGAACAATATGATTTTGTCGTCATGAGTATGGATATGGCAAAGCGCAGCCCGTACCGGGAAAAAATTTACGAACAGGATTTTGACATGATTATTATTGATGAGGCCCATAAATTAAAAAACCATAAAACCCAAACGTATCAATTTGTGCAAGGAATAAAAAAGAAATTTTGTTTGTTGCTTACTGCAACCCCTATACAAAATCAAATTTTTGAAATTTTTTATCTTGTCTCTTTACTAAAACCGGGGCATTTAGGAAATGTGGAAAGCTTCCAATCCTACTTTAAGAAAGGAAAAAATGGATTAGCAGAAGACGAATATTTAAAAGAATTGGTTGACCAAGTCATGATTCGGAATCGCCGACAAGATACAGGCATTGAATGGGTAGGAAGGAATGTACAAACAATTCCGATCCAATTTACGGAAGAGGAACAGAAAGTATACCAAATGATTCAATCTTTAAAAGAACGCACAAGCCTTTTCAGCAATTCTTTCGCCATGACCACCTTGTTGAAAGAGATGTGTTCAAGCAAAGAGGCGGCTTATTTGACCCTCGTTAAATTGAAAGAAAAAGTTCAAAGGCAGGAAGAAATAGATTATATAGATGAAATTATAGAAAAAATGTCCAACTTAGAAATTAATTCGAAGGCTGAAAAAACCTATGAAATTATTCAAAAGGCAAAAGATAAGGTCATTATCTTTACAGAATATCGGGCAACGCAGCATTATTTGCAATGGTACTTATATCAAAAAGGCATAAAAAGTGTCTTGTTTAATGGAAAGTTTAGTAAAAACAAACGGGATTGGATGAGGCAATTGTTCCGGGATTATGCGGATGTCCTCATAGCAACAGAATCCGGCGGTGAAGGCATCAACTTGCAATTTTGCCACCATGTTATAAATTTTGATTTGCCTTGGAATCCAATGAAAATTGAACAGCGAATAGGCCGCGTCCACCGATTTGGACAGGAGCAGGATGTATACATTTACAACCTTGCCATTCAAAATACCATTGAAGACCGGATTTTGGATTTATTGACAAATAAAATCAATGTATTTGAAAAAGTGGTCGGTGAACTGGATGATATTTTAACAAACAAAGTAGAGGAACGGATTTACCAATCTCCAAACTTTGTTTCAAATTTTGATTTTGAAGATTACGGTTTGGAAGGGGAACTTGGATTTACCTAA
- a CDS encoding transposase family protein: MMNRQIHWSSPDPFLEVLDIQEEPSSITFIVRSTHESCPCPHCQVPSTRPHSRYTRMIQDLPIAGKAVSILLITRKWFCDQPNCTQKIFTERYDWISKNGRRTLRSEEVLRKIAFSTSCLNGEKVAKALSLPVSHDVLLSLIRKTEIHQEVSPFYRNR, translated from the coding sequence ATGATGAATCGTCAAATCCATTGGTCTTCACCGGATCCTTTCCTAGAAGTTCTGGATATTCAAGAAGAACCATCCTCCATTACCTTTATTGTTCGAAGCACTCATGAATCCTGCCCTTGTCCTCATTGCCAAGTGCCTTCCACACGTCCACACAGCCGATATACACGCATGATTCAAGATTTGCCGATTGCCGGAAAAGCTGTTTCCATCCTGCTTATCACAAGAAAATGGTTTTGCGACCAACCCAATTGCACCCAAAAAATTTTTACTGAACGGTATGATTGGATTTCCAAAAATGGACGCCGAACTTTACGGTCCGAAGAAGTATTACGTAAAATCGCGTTTTCCACCAGCTGCCTCAATGGCGAAAAAGTAGCGAAAGCCCTGTCCCTCCCTGTCAGCCATGACGTATTGCTCTCCCTTATTCGGAAAACGGAGATTCATCAAGAGGTGTCCCCCTTTTATCGGAATCGATGA
- a CDS encoding transposase translates to MTYCSPLFGKRRFIKRCPPFIGIDDFAFRKGHSYGTIICDLSTHKPVALLPERYPETISEWLKNHQNIQVVSRDGYQAFRKGIQNASQSILQVYDRWHFVRAVKKQIDACLTSILPSVITLEKEETDQQTFPHETKLQRRQKERAEKKWMMIKSIQQEYKKGKKKAELAREFHMDPRTISKYLNITEMPVQVKRKRKRQTDGFEQYIQQLEQEGKTIREIDAQLRKYGYTGTLSGVRVAIESIRKERKRQGIKESSVRISRRQMISYVWKRKSRLLEKELQLLEQSFKMYPSLHSFHQMVQTFREAFDERNYPAFFKWLEKQLSSPNNHLYDCALRLRRDLQSIKLAFSTSYSNGVVEGHVHRLKLMKRIMYGRAKLDLLCFWQLKNA, encoded by the coding sequence ATGACGTATTGCTCTCCCTTATTCGGAAAACGGAGATTCATCAAGAGGTGTCCCCCTTTTATCGGAATCGATGACTTTGCTTTTCGGAAAGGACACAGCTATGGCACGATCATTTGTGATCTGAGCACGCACAAGCCTGTTGCATTACTTCCGGAACGTTATCCGGAAACCATATCAGAATGGCTAAAAAATCATCAAAACATCCAAGTTGTCAGTCGTGATGGCTATCAGGCTTTTCGGAAAGGGATTCAGAACGCTTCGCAAAGTATTTTGCAAGTATATGACCGATGGCATTTTGTCCGGGCGGTAAAGAAGCAGATCGATGCTTGCCTCACCTCGATTCTTCCTTCCGTCATCACGTTGGAAAAAGAAGAAACGGACCAACAAACCTTTCCGCATGAAACCAAACTGCAAAGGAGACAAAAAGAAAGAGCCGAAAAGAAATGGATGATGATCAAAAGCATTCAACAGGAATACAAAAAAGGAAAGAAAAAAGCGGAGTTGGCCAGAGAATTTCATATGGATCCCCGAACCATTTCAAAATATCTCAACATAACCGAGATGCCGGTTCAAGTAAAAAGAAAGCGAAAACGGCAAACCGATGGTTTTGAGCAATACATTCAGCAACTCGAACAAGAGGGCAAGACCATCCGTGAAATTGATGCGCAACTTCGTAAATATGGATATACGGGGACACTTTCAGGTGTCCGCGTTGCAATCGAAAGCATACGAAAAGAAAGAAAACGGCAGGGGATTAAGGAATCTTCCGTTCGAATTTCCAGACGGCAAATGATTTCATATGTTTGGAAACGAAAATCTAGACTTTTAGAAAAGGAACTGCAACTTCTTGAACAATCCTTTAAGATGTACCCATCCCTTCATTCTTTCCACCAAATGGTTCAAACATTTAGAGAAGCATTTGATGAACGGAACTATCCGGCATTTTTCAAATGGTTGGAAAAACAATTGTCTTCTCCAAACAATCATTTATATGATTGTGCACTTCGACTCCGTAGGGATTTACAGTCGATTAAGCTGGCATTTAGTACTTCCTACAGTAACGGAGTTGTGGAAGGCCATGTTCACCGATTGAAGCTGATGAAACGAATCATGTATGGCCGGGCGAAGCTGGATTTACTCTGTTTTTGGCAATTAAAAAATGCATGA
- the cmr6 gene encoding type III-B CRISPR module RAMP protein Cmr6 has product MEFHPIDTRKIFKEYKNKKHPAAHLWYQIHYDQYRQLKKGEKKQKNVIDLGEKKYILKDIKKDIKRIYFHQDIQKLGERVNKNRLSALMELSNAHLRILKGKLTKSIVQGLGYEHVRETSLSIHPIYGFPYIPGSSIKGLVRRWFIEAFLEGDESQLVKSDRQLAEVGREIFGIQDQQGVLQFLDIYMFNNVKISNDIMTPHFSDYYDGKKAATDTLGPVPIYFYTVEVEAPEIEILFIVRGGKNSRYPKEIIGKIVADWTKSALVELGLGAKTSSGYGFFNEVKDVTEKVMTKQK; this is encoded by the coding sequence ATGGAATTCCATCCAATTGATACAAGAAAAATTTTCAAAGAATACAAAAACAAAAAACATCCTGCTGCTCATCTATGGTATCAAATACATTATGACCAATATAGACAATTGAAAAAAGGTGAAAAAAAACAAAAAAATGTGATTGATTTAGGTGAAAAAAAATATATTTTAAAGGATATTAAAAAAGATATAAAAAGGATTTACTTTCACCAAGATATTCAAAAGTTAGGTGAGCGGGTTAACAAAAATCGTTTATCTGCCTTAATGGAATTATCGAATGCACATTTAAGAATTTTAAAGGGAAAATTAACAAAATCAATTGTTCAGGGTCTAGGATATGAACATGTTAGAGAAACTTCCTTATCTATTCATCCAATATATGGTTTTCCATATATACCTGGTTCTAGCATTAAGGGATTAGTTAGACGCTGGTTTATTGAGGCTTTTTTAGAAGGCGATGAATCTCAATTAGTTAAATCCGATCGACAATTGGCGGAAGTTGGAAGAGAAATATTTGGGATTCAAGATCAACAAGGTGTATTACAGTTTTTAGATATTTACATGTTTAATAATGTAAAAATTTCTAATGATATTATGACGCCACATTTTAGTGATTACTATGATGGTAAAAAAGCTGCAACTGATACATTAGGACCTGTGCCAATTTATTTTTATACCGTTGAAGTTGAAGCACCTGAAATCGAGATATTGTTTATTGTAAGAGGTGGAAAAAACAGTAGATATCCGAAAGAAATAATCGGAAAAATCGTCGCCGATTGGACAAAAAGTGCTTTAGTAGAGTTAGGACTAGGAGCAAAAACTTCATCTGGATACGGTTTTTTTAATGAAGTAAAAGATGTCACAGAAAAAGTAATGACTAAACAAAAATGA